From Manihot esculenta cultivar AM560-2 chromosome 18, M.esculenta_v8, whole genome shotgun sequence:
ccatatttttatatgtaagaATGTGAATGCCTGGTTGTATTACAACTTCAAGCTGAGTAATGGTTCAAATAAAGACTGggtcaattcttttttttttttttccttcacatGTAGAAGTTGAAAAATTCAATTACCTGCTGGCTAAGAAACTCCCTATCTGTAATCAGGTAACCTCCACGAATGGCTTCTTCTAGTTGATGATCATCTTCTCCCTTTCCTGCATTTTCCAGGAATCTTAAAATGTTCTTTCCTAAATTTTCTGCTACATAATCAGCTGCTGCACGGCCTCCATGCCCATCAATCACAGCAAAAAATGCCTGTTGATCATTGCaaatttaatcttaattattgCTCAAAATccttatatatataatcaatgaccaaaaaaaaaaaaaattatatacctGCTTTGTATCTCCTAGAATATCAGTCATGACACCATACCCATCTTCCATGCACTGTCTTCTACCTTTCTTGCTAGCCAAACAGAAATCTCTACCTTTAACTTCAAATTCCATATTCTCTAATTTCCTATCTTTCTCACCAAATTCTAATTTTGGATAATATTCTGGCAAAACCAACCTTGCAGGTCTCTTcttcaacttggtagaactcttatttttattattattctctgCTGCAGCCTTCTCCATTACCAAAGAATCCGATTCTTTAACAAGCAAGAAACCTGCAGGATTGATCTCTTGCAAGAACTTATCATCCAAACCCAGGTTTTCTTGCATGGATTTCTCTTCAATCTGGGTTTCATGATCACGTAATAAATTCACATCTCCTGAAACAGTACCGTCTTCTTCTCTTCGACCAAGAACAAACTGGGTAACCCATGAAGGAGAAgtagaagccaaagaagaagaagaagaaggagaactAA
This genomic window contains:
- the LOC110606945 gene encoding probable protein phosphatase 2C 74, with the translated sequence MIHLEDFLWGFSIVSLFLYFLQSLRRAISMASLCLSSPSSSSSLASTSPSWVTQFVLGRREEDGTVSGDVNLLRDHETQIEEKSMQENLGLDDKFLQEINPAGFLLVKESDSLVMEKAAAENNNKNKSSTKLKKRPARLVLPEYYPKLEFGEKDRKLENMEFEVKGRDFCLASKKGRRQCMEDGYGVMTDILGDTKQAFFAVIDGHGGRAAADYVAENLGKNILRFLENAGKGEDDHQLEEAIRGGYLITDREFLSQQGVCSGACVASVLLKDGELHVANVGDCKVVLSRKGVADTLTVDHRLSREDERLRIENSGGYVNCRSGIWRVQGSLAISRAIGDMHLKDWVISDPEIKRVPLTSDCEFLIMASDGLWDKVNEQEAVDVVLRDRNSVESCKKLVDMSFSRGNMDDITVMVINLHNFMPK